One Companilactobacillus farciminis KCTC 3681 = DSM 20184 genomic window, CGTTCCCAAAAACAGTTGGTGTGATCAAGGATTGAATTTCAACCAAAATTGGTCTCGTTCCTTCCATTGAAACTACCACTGCAGAACCATTGGCATTAGCTAAACGCTCTTCTAAAAAGATTTCTGAAGGATTAGCCACTTCAACTAGTCCTTTGGTCCGCATCTCAAAAATACCGATTTCGTTAGTCGAACCGAAACGGTTTTTGACTGAACGTAAAATTCGATAACTGTGATGAGTGTCACCTTCAAAATACAAAACCGTGTCCACCATGTGTTCCAAAATCTTTGGTCCTGCGATAGCGCCACCTTTAGTCACATGCCCAACGACAAAGACGGTAATATTTTGCTGTTTAGCGATGTTCATCAATTCAGCCGTTACTTCACGAATCTGCGAAATACTACCGACCGCTGAAGAAATCTCTGGCTCATCCATCGTCTGCACAGAATCGATAATCAAAAAGTCTGGTTTCATATCATCGATTGTTTGACGAATATAACTCATATCCGTTTGTGGATAAATGTATAAGTTGTCGCCTTTGATACCTAAACGGTCAGCACGCATCTTAATTTGAGAAGCACTCTCTTCGCCAGAAACGTACAAAACTTTGCCACCGGTCTTTTGAAGTTGTCCCGAAACTTGGGTCAAAAGCGTTGACTTACCAATTCCTGGATCTCCACCAATTAAAATCAAAGACCCTGGCACGATTCCGCCACCGAGTACTCGATTTAGTTCGTCCATATCAGTCTTGATACGAGGTTCTCTTTCAAATGAGACATCCCCAATCTTAACTGGTTTAGATTCCAAATCACTCACGCGACGACTAGGTGTAGCACTAGCTTTGACAGTTGCTTGATCGACTTCTTCGACCATTTGATTCCAAACGCCACAGTTAGGACAACGCCCTAAATATTTTGGTGAGACGTAACCACAGTTTTGACATACGAATTTTGTTTTAGCTTTAGCCAATAAAATAGTTCCTTTCTTATTATATTCCTGAAGAACCAAATCCACCAAGGCGTTTCTTCAATCCACCCTCATCATCATCGGTTGTAAGATATTTAATGAAAATTCCTTGCGCTAATCTTTCACCTTTTTTGACCTTATAGTCCATTGGGAAAAAGTTGATCAATTGAACGAACAATTCACCTTCATTACTATCATTATTATAGTAGTCTGCGTCAACTACACCAATACCATTAGGAATCGAAAGTCCACGTTTCAAAGGATTGCTCGAACGACTGGCAATGATCAAGACTTCATCATCTTGCATGTAAGCTTTGATACCAGTTGGAACTAAAACCGGCTTGATTGATTTTTGAATTTCAGCAAGTTTTGAGTCGTCCATCTTACCTTTATTCAAAATAAATTTCAAAACATTTAAAACTCCAAATTTCCA contains:
- the radA gene encoding DNA repair protein RadA, with the translated sequence MAKAKTKFVCQNCGYVSPKYLGRCPNCGVWNQMVEEVDQATVKASATPSRRVSDLESKPVKIGDVSFEREPRIKTDMDELNRVLGGGIVPGSLILIGGDPGIGKSTLLTQVSGQLQKTGGKVLYVSGEESASQIKMRADRLGIKGDNLYIYPQTDMSYIRQTIDDMKPDFLIIDSVQTMDEPEISSAVGSISQIREVTAELMNIAKQQNITVFVVGHVTKGGAIAGPKILEHMVDTVLYFEGDTHHSYRILRSVKNRFGSTNEIGIFEMRTKGLVEVANPSEIFLEERLANANGSAVVVSMEGTRPILVEIQSLITPTVFGNAKRTATGLDHNRVSVIMAVLEKRGNLMLQNQDAYLKSTGGVKLDEPAIDLALAMSIASSYKNMGIPGTDCFVGEVGLTGEVRRVNRIDQRVNEAEKLGFKRIFIPKNNLGDWSKNNKIQIIGVSTVSDAMNKIF